One Myxocyprinus asiaticus isolate MX2 ecotype Aquarium Trade chromosome 20, UBuf_Myxa_2, whole genome shotgun sequence genomic region harbors:
- the LOC127410824 gene encoding F-box only protein 33-like: protein MALCSSVGALALPSELIVHIFSFLSDRDKLRASAVCSRWRECLFYPALWTELKLRVGGGTNGGGSGSEQTPRLEFLMRKFGSFVRELQLEFAPVEGCLSPLQNGMETVESDPQFAERWKDAMGTYLDQVSCVLSCLRNNRNLQKFSLYGDTCILQDDGILDSSYLNQVDQGGKKIKEIQQLFEEILSNSRQMTWLSSAFMLGVVTPCSLASLSNHSTSSLEHLSLLDNQQSSLISTVELERLVSLQSLSLDFCDFTSEMCRLLASGDRVPLHRLSLLLSGAALDAKPLDGTAVEDDWKALIRHSTNLRVYIMGMDVCSQDLLRILKPSLPLERIHLDSYSTLVTDGVVELISQQYQKTLTHFILMRDDAGFPDLSVNRNEDPLVLLAWRCVHLAILIIHGYTVWSHNLVAISRLRGSNLRVLEVSEESIDFDPDQSVYIEGDPVHNLVKEVSLGLGRVWHPSLDNSMVLNEPTQHFHREMQSFSAGM from the exons ATGGCTCTGTGCAGCAGCGTCGGAGCCTTGGCGTTACCCAGCGAgcttatagttcatatattctcCTTCCTATCGGACCGCGATAAGCTGCGGGCCTCGGCAGTGTGCTCGCGCTGGAGGGAGTGTCTCTTTTACCCCGCGTTGTGGACGGAACTCAAGCTGCGCGTCGGCGGCGGAACCAACGGCGGCGGCTCTGGCTCGGAACAAACCCCGCGGTTAGAGTTCCTCATGCGCAAGTTCGGCTCCTTCGTGCGGGAGCTGCAGCTGGAGTTCGCCCCGGTCGAGGGCTGTTTAAGCCCGCTGCAGAACGGAATGGAGACCGTCGAGAGCGACCCGCAGTTCGCGGAGCGCTGGAAAGATGCGATGGGCACTTACTTGGATCAGGTGTCGTGTGTGTTAAGCTGTCTGCGTAATAACAG AAACCTCCAGAAGTTCAGTCTTTATGGTGACACGTGCATTCTCCAGGATGATGGCATTTTGGACAGCTCTTACCTCAACCAGGTCGACCAAGGGGGCAAGAAAATAAAAGA GATCCAGCAGCTCTTTGAAGAGATCCTGTCCAACAGCAGGCAGATGACATGGCTGTCGTCTGCATTCATGCTCGGCGTGGTGACCCCCTGCTCCCTGGCCTCTCTCTCCAACCACAGCACCAGCTCCCTCGAGCACCTGAGTCTGTTAGATAACCAACAGTCCAGCCTGATCTCCACCGTTGAGCTAGAAAGACTAGTCAGCCTGCAGTCTTTATCTCTTGACTTCTGTGACTTCACCTCTGAAATGTGCCGTCTCCTCGCCAGCGGTGACCGAGTGCCCCTCCATCGCCTCTCCCTCTTGCTCAGCGGCGCTGCTTTGGATGCCAAGCCTTTGGATGGTACAGCGGTCGAGGACGATTGGAAAGCCCTTATCCGTCACAGCACAAATCTACGTGTGTACATCATGGGTATGGATGTGTGCAGCCAGGACCTTCTACGCATTCTGAAGCCCAGCTTGCCCCTGGAACGGATTCACTTAGACAGCTACAGCACGCTGGTGACGGACGGTGTCGTGGAGCTCATCTCGCAGCAGTACCAGAAAACCCTCACCCACTTCATCTTGATGAGAGATGACGCAGGATTCCCGGACCTCAGTGTCAACCGCAATGAGGACCCACTGGTTCTGCTCGCCTGGCGCTGTGTGCACCTTGCTATCTTGATCATCCATG GCTACACAGTGTGGTCCCACAACCTTGTGGCCATCTCTCGCTTGCGTGGGTCAAACCTCAGAGTCCTAGAGGTGTCTGAAGAGAGCATCGACTTTGACCCAGACCAGTCAGTGTACATCGAGGGCGACCCCGTCCACAATCTAGTGAAGGAGGTGTCCCTGGGCCTGGGTCGCGTCTGGCATCCCTCCCTGGACAACAGCATGGTCCTGAACGAGCCCACTCAGCACTTCCACCGTGAGATGCAGAGCTTCAGTGCGGGCATGTAG